The following are from one region of the Hyla sarda isolate aHylSar1 chromosome 6, aHylSar1.hap1, whole genome shotgun sequence genome:
- the AMT gene encoding aminomethyltransferase, mitochondrial, which produces MRWLRTVAARVWSSGGQKRSYSGGQGEGSSRTALYDFHREHGGKMVEFAGWSLPVQYKDSHIASHLHTRQHCSLFDVSHMLQTRIHGKHRIMFIESLVVGDIAELKQNQGTLSLFTNESGGIIDDLIVTNTSDNYLYVVSNAGCAEKDSAHMQDNLQEFRAAGRDVAIEVVDCALLALQGPSTAKVLQAGLSDNLSKLTFMTGVTTGVFGIPGCRVTRCGYTGEDGVEISVPANRAVELAERLLQSSEVKLAGLAARDSLRLEAGLCLYGNDIDETTSPVEASLVWTLGKRRRTALDFPGASVIVPQIKGKVTRKRVGLTSMGPPVRQHTPILNLEGKVIGEVTSGCPSPCLRLNVAMGYVEPEYAKANTALQLEVRKKLVDGKTCKMPFVPSRYYNIK; this is translated from the exons ATGCGCTGGTTGCGGACGGTTGCGGCTCGAGTGTGGAGCTCTGGCGGGCAGAAGAGAAGCTACAGCGGGGGCCAG GGAGAGGGGTCTTCCCGCACAGCGCTCTATGACTTTCACAGAGAACATGGTGGTAAAATGGTGGAGTTTGCCGGCTGGAGTCTCCCGGTGCAGTATAAGGACAGTCATATCGCGTCTCACCTTCACACCCGCCAGCACTGCTCACTGTTTGATGTCTCTCACATGCTTCAG ACTCGGATACATGGAAAACATCGTATTATGTTCATTGAAAGCCTTGTGGTTGGTGACATAGCTGAACTGAAGCAAAATCAg GGTACACTGTCCCTCTTCACTAATGAAAGTGGTGGGATTATTGATGACCTCATTGTGACGAACACCTCGGATAATTACCTCTATGTAGTGTCCAATGCCGGCTGTGCTGAGAAAGACTCTGCCCACATGCAG GACAACCTGCAGGAGTTCAGAGCAGCCGGACGGGATGTGGCCATAGAAGTTGTAGACTGTGCTCTCTTGGCTCTACAAG GTCCCTCTACTGCTAAAGTTCTCCAGGCTGGATTGAGTGACAACCTTTCCAAGCTGACATTCATGACTGGTGTCACTACCGGTGTGTTTGGGATTCCTGGTTGCAGAGTAACCCGTTGTGGGTACACAGGGGAGGACGGGGTGGAG ATCTCTGTGCCTGCTAACAGAGCAGTGGAACTGGCAGAGAGACTCCTGCAGAGTTCTGAAGTAAAGCTGGCGGGTCTAGCAGCCCGGGACAGTTTACGGCTGGAGGCTGGCCTCTGTCTGTACGGCAATGACATTGATGAGACCACCAGTCCAGTGGAGGCGAGCCTGGTATGGACGTTAG GTAAACGCCGCAGAACTGCCTTGGACTTTCCTGGAGCCTCAGTCATTGTTCCACAGATTAAAGGAAAAGTGACACGGAAACGTGTTGGGCTAACATCTATGGGGCCTCCTGTCCGCCAGCACACACCAATACTGAATCTGGAGGGAAAAGTCATTG GTGAAGTGACCAGCGGCTGTCCCTCCCCCTGCTTGCGGTTGAATGTGGCGATGGGATACGTGGAGCCAGAATATGCAAAAGCAAACACGGCTCTTCAACTGGAGGTCAGGAAGAAGCTGGTGGATGGCAAAACCTGCAAAATGCCCTTTGTGCCATCAAGATATTATAATATAAAGTAA